tgatttggtttcaatcgatcggacagggtACCGTACCAGTGATTCGGTTAGCACTCTGATTGCGGGCAGAGTTTTGGCACTTCAGGTATTTGGGTATAATACCAGAATTtcagagagaaagaaagaaaatttTGAGCGAAGTTGAATGTCTGATGCTCGCTCAATATATAGCTAAAATATCGCGCCCCGCGATAGCCTAAGGCTATTCTATCCCAGCCCGCGAGACTATGTAACTAGGGCATAGGTGGCATGACTCAAAGGGTAGACTTGACATGTGGACGACACGTGTCCTACACGTGTCTCAGGCGGTTTACAAGATCCTTGCGGCCCGCGAGGGATCATTATGAGTGTGTCGCGGCCTGCGACAAACATAAAATTCTTAATTTTTCCATTTTTCATGTCGGGTCTCGTCGTACACGTTTAGGGTTTTAATTACGGATTATTGTGGGATttttttgagggttgttacacCTAAGGTGCTCTTCACATTCTTTCTTACTGCGAGAATAGATAagtatgtcatcgatgaaaacaatgacaaaaTTATCTAGATATGGTTTGTAGACTCTATTCACGAGTTCcatgaatgttgcaggtgcattagtgagcccaaccGACATGACCAAGAACTTATAATGCCCATATCTTTTCCTAAAAGGAGTCTTGGGGTATCTTCACTCATGACCTTCAATTGGTGGTTAACAAGATCGTACATAGATCTTgaagaagtagcttgccccttgcagTTAATCAAAGAGATCATCAGTCCTAGGCAAAGGGTAGTGATTCTTAATGGTTATCTTATTCAGCTCTAGTTAGTCGATGCATATTCGCATcggccatccttcttcttgacaaataggatACGAGCTAAATTATAGCCGACGGCTAAGGCTTAGCCACCGATTTTAGATGTGTTGGCTTTTTATTTGTTTGCTTTTAGTCCTTGCTGTGGTTTACGAAAGGTTTCGTGCCAGACTAATTCCTAGCCATCTTAGCTAGCGATATTTTTTGTCGGCTCAATTTTCATGTTTGTTAGACAATGAATAATATAAAAGAATTGATATCTATTAAAGTGAGTTATATTTGTTGTGATATATAAATTAGTATATCAGTGAACCTTATGCATCTATGTTGGATAGATTATGAATCATTTTCGATCCCAATTTGGGGATAAACCATAGAATCACaacttttttaaaacaaaaatgctCCTTACCTTTCAGATGCCAAATTTCAAGAACGTCAATAACTCACCAATCTTCCTtcacaagaaaaaaaaaagaacaacaaACTAATCTTTCTTCTTTTTCCATAATTTGATACGATGCAAAATCGGTTCTTTACCACATATAAAGTAAAATAATGTACAATTGAACATCCTTAAATCCTTGATGCATCTATACTAAGATGGATAAGAAGAAACCAAATTATAAGGTATACAAGAAGAATTCTTCCAAACCCTAGAATGCATTTTCAGAATCTCCCTAGCTTTCTCGCTAGTCTTACTCCCACAATAATCTACCTGCAACAGAAAGCATAGTTTCCCCACCACTCCCAACTGCAACATCTCTTGTAGAACACTTGCATTGCCCGAAAACTTCGCGATCGAATGAAGTATCCGAACCGCCCTCTCACTCGCCACAGCCGAAACACGAAAGATCTTCTTCGAAACGACAGCCAAACCCGCACCATGCTTGAGCAATTCCGCTCGTCCATCCGCACACAAACAAAGCTGGTGTAAAAGCATTAACACCATCTCTATGATCCTCTTTTCGGTATTGTCGAGTAGTATGTCGACCAATACCGGAACTGCTCCGGCTTCCACTGTCTTTACCCTATTCCTCCCCCATGGACAAACTCCAATGAGTAGTTTCATTGCAGCTTTGGTGGTTTTTTGTGAAATTTGGTTCACCAAGATACGTGTAAGCTCGGTGAAGAAGTGAGGCTTTAGCGACATGACCTGAACCGGCTCCACCACCTCCATCATCGACTTGAGCAGCAACACTGCATATGTTCGCGACTCGTCGTTGTCGGTTCGTTGCATTGTGCGAGTTAACGCTTCAATGAACTCCCCGTTTCTTCCGAACAACGCCTTAAGACCGGTTTGGGACATATGAAGATGATAAAGAATACTAACAGCTTCATCGGAAAATTCTCCGGCAGCAGATGATGACGTCATATTAGTACTATTAGGGTTAGTTATGACGTCAGCTAGGTATTCAGCTGCTCCAACGGCTTCCACAGACCGTTTATTCATATCACTCTCCAACACAATGGTTTTCAGTCTCTTTAAACTCTTCATTTGCAAGTTTGGAGTCTTTAAGTCTTGTAGAAGCTTTAAGATTTGCGGTTTCGATACCGGAAGTCGTGGAGTGGGAAATCTTTCGAACCCGAACGGGGCGTTAATCGTGCACCAAGACTGGATCAATCTACGAAGGGTGTGGTTCGGGGTGAGCTCGATATCGGTTAGGACTTGTTTGGTTATGGGACAAGTGTCATTCTTTTTGTTGCTTAACCATTTTTCAATGGATTCACGATCATATGTGATGCCTGTAGAGAGTATTACAGGATCTTTCATAATCTCTAAAGAAATAGGACATACAAAAAATGAAGGAATCTCTATACACTTTTCAGAATCACTCATTATAGCTAGTACAGAATCTAAATATGGGATGTTGTTGTTGTGAATCTTGAATGAAGTTGTGAAGAATTATTGGAACTTTTTGGTTTAAGTGGTTGTGAATAATGATTATGAAATGTGAAGTTTTGTATTTATACACAGGTTTAATGGGTAGGGAAGTCGGTCATGTTTTGTGATACAATAAAAAGTCAAAACACCACAAAGGTGAGATGAATCGTGGTCAAAGGGAGAGAGGATGTTTGACTTTTCAAAAGTGTCTTGGAGGCTCGAGAAAGACAACCCACGTAGGGACAACTTTGAACTGAAGTGTGTGGGCAATGTGTGTTTAAAGTGTGTGGATGGATAAGTACAATTGTCGATCATATTAGTTTATTATTAGTGTGAAAAAGGAACAGTTGGACACACGTTTAAAGTAATTAATAATAAGAGTTGATTAAAAAACCTTTTATGATATGTTAATAAGTTTGCATTCAAAGACTTTTTATAGATATATAATTAAAGGTTTAATAGTTTTTATTTTCCATTGATCATAATTAATATATACATTCTTTGACTTCATTTTTTAAACATGTATCGTTATTGATTTCTAGTACTATCATCTTTTAACCCTATCCCTCTATCAACAATATAGTGAAACAATAGTAAAACAGGAGTAATCAAGATCCTAACCTCCGTTGTGGATGAGGGATGTCTCCTAGGCTGGATTTCTTGtgactagggctgtaaacgaactgaaccttcagcaaacagttcgtgaaccgtttggcggtaagttcgtttatgttcgtttgtttaataaacgaacgaacataaacaagaaatttcgtttgatTAGTTATATGAACGaccatgaacagaggtctcgttcattcgattgtgttcatgaacgttcgttaaggtgttcgtgaacattcgttgatttgcgttcgtttatgttcgtatgtttgtgttttaattgaagatctttgtattttcttatattttatttgtgctttttatattattaaacttttatttattttatttccctaaaaaataaactaggaaacccactttcaccttgtttatgcatcatttccctttcatttctcattatttacatccacgaatacgatcgacctccgttaCACAATAAGgcattcaagttcgagtgctactctctgggccatctatctttatccttcatcgcgttcgccaaatttatttgtgttcgtttgtgttcgtgaaccgttcgcgaacacgctcatttccttaatgaacgagcacgaacataaaatctcgttcggtaagtgttcatgaattgttcgtgaacacatttattttcttaacgaacaaacacgaataaggccttgttcgtgttcattcggttcgtttacagccctacttgtAAGCGCCTGTTAAGAAGCAAAAGTAACGTTAGTCTCATCACAGGAAAAAGTTCTCCTGCAGTCTCTGAGGTGAGATCGAACAAGTAATTTGTTATCTGCAGAGGCGGTCCTAAGGATTCAGGTTATGCATCAGAGCCAGAAAATATATGCCCCTTACCCTCGTATTTAGATATTACAACTCAAATGCAATTAATAACATGATGCCATTTTTATTACTTGTATTTTTCATTTATCTGCCAGACCAAATCGAGAATCAACCTATcatatttttaaattatttttttttcactttGAACAGGTTAGATACAAAAGAAAATCACTTTGAACAAGTTTTACGAGACGATCATTCACATCTATATATAACCGGGAATTTTTAAATTGCTATGCCCCTGGAAAAAGCGTGCCCCGGCCAAGCGCCCAcattagggatgagcatttggtaccgggtaCCGGGTACTGGTACCCATTTTCCCCGTTTTCCGGTACCAGTCGGGTACCATGCGCATCCCTAGCCCACATTGCCCCTCCTTAGAGCATACCCTGGTTGTTTGGAGGTGATAACGTGGAATTAGAGAGTAGAGAGAGATTAGGGTGTAAGCGTGGGAACAAAATGTTCTTACCGAATGGGCCTAAGACACTCTTATATAGGCAGGGGCTCCCATCTAAGCTAAGCTTGGCGCCCAGCTCGACTTCTTCTTTTATGTAGTTTCTTTCCTCCCTTCTCCAGGTGCAATGATGCAAGTTTTGGTCAAAGAGACCAGGTTAACCTTTTCCAAGGGTGACGTTCAATTCCCTAGACCGTTCTTTTTAGAAATTAATGCTTGTCCTGAAGTGCTGACATACTGACTCTTATATTGTTTGGGTACTATAGCAAGATGTTTTTAGCCATCTTTGTATCATAACTATTGTATGGAGCTACTATATATGCTTCTTTGCTTCTTGGTTAGCGGATTTAGATATCCGCTTCATCAATGAAATGAATATAGTGGAACAATAATAAAATGGGAATAATCAAACCCCTAACACTACATCGCAAATGTAGTGGAAAAGGTGTACTACGCGCAAAATTAGTGTTCACTACTTTTTTCGACGAACAACCAATGAGCGGTTTGGTTTGGGTTAGCTAACGAGCCTAAAAGGTAGGTTGTTGGCAAGTTAATGACATATACCAAATCAATATTCACTCAAGAGGCTCATTCTTAAAAGCAATTGTGTTGGGTGGTGGATTAGACATTAGTTTAAGTCATAACATTGTTTTGAAACATACCTCTTATAGTTTCCTTTAgatcaacaaaaaaagttaagCCACTCCCGTTGATGGGTTTATTGTTAGAAGACAACCACATCTTAACCATTAACTTTGCGGCAATTCTATATCTCGTTGAGTTACAACCATACGATGTCACCAATTCAAGTTCATTAGCTAAGGATACTATATATAGATATTGCTAAAACCATGTAGCTCTAGTGGCTAAATGTAACACCTTGCAAAAATTTTGC
Above is a window of Helianthus annuus cultivar XRQ/B chromosome 14, HanXRQr2.0-SUNRISE, whole genome shotgun sequence DNA encoding:
- the LOC110923308 gene encoding E3 ubiquitin-protein ligase PUB23 — translated: MSDSEKCIEIPSFFVCPISLEIMKDPVILSTGITYDRESIEKWLSNKKNDTCPITKQVLTDIELTPNHTLRRLIQSWCTINAPFGFERFPTPRLPVSKPQILKLLQDLKTPNLQMKSLKRLKTIVLESDMNKRSVEAVGAAEYLADVITNPNSTNMTSSSAAGEFSDEAVSILYHLHMSQTGLKALFGRNGEFIEALTRTMQRTDNDESRTYAVLLLKSMMEVVEPVQVMSLKPHFFTELTRILVNQISQKTTKAAMKLLIGVCPWGRNRVKTVEAGAVPVLVDILLDNTEKRIIEMVLMLLHQLCLCADGRAELLKHGAGLAVVSKKIFRVSAVASERAVRILHSIAKFSGNASVLQEMLQLGVVGKLCFLLQVDYCGSKTSEKAREILKMHSRVWKNSSCIPYNLVSSYPS